TTGAAAACGAAATCGGATACTCTTACATTAGCACCTATCTGATAGCCTACTGTAAATGTTTTAGAAATATTCTCTTTAAAATCTTTAAAAGTTTGCTCTGAAGTCAAGTTATAAGAAGCTACAGGTCCTGTAAATAAGCTTAGTTTTTCGCCCAAAATGTTATAACCTACTAAAACAGGGACATCTAGTCTATCACTTTTAGCTTTTAATTCTAAATCACCTAAAGATGTTTTGCTACCAAATTGTGTATAGTAAACCTCTGGCATTAAAAATAATGAAGTAATAGGTAAATTAATTTTAGCAGATAAACCAATGTTAAAACCTGTAATGTTATTACCTTTAGTATTTAATGATTCAGAAATGTTATCCTTTAAATCTGACCAGCTTGGAGAACTAGCGTTAAGTAATGCGTTAGCTCTTACCCCAAAACTCACTTGCCCCATCATCAAAGATGAAGCTGCAATAGCTAAACCTACGAATACTTTTTTCATAATGTTTTATTTTTATAAATTAGTTTGATTATTTCTTAACATTGTTTCCCTTACTTGCTTAAACAAAGCCGAAGAATAAACAAAATCTATCAAATGTTCATTTTCTGCTTTGATAATAAGGTCTTTGTTACCTTCCCACTCTTTAACACCTTTTCTTAAATAAACTATTTTCTCACCTATAGTAAGTACAGAGTTCATATCGTGAGTGTTAATAATCGTCGTCGTATTATATTCCTCTGTAATTTCTTTTATAAGCTCATCTATCACAATGGCGGTGTTAGGGTCTAAACCAGAATTTGGTTCGTCACAAAAGAGATATTTTGGATTGTTTACAATTGCTCTAGCGATTGCCACTCGTTTTTGCATTCCGCCTGATATTTCGGAAGGAAATTTGGTGTTAGCATTTTCTAAATGAACTCTTCCAATTACTTCCTTTACTCTTTTTCTTTTTTCGGTATAAGTAAGATTAGTAAACATATCCAAAGGGAAAGATATATTTTCTTCTACCGTCATAGAGTCAAATAAAGCACTTCCTTGGAACACTGTTCCTATCTCAGAACGAATTTCTTGTTTCTCCGTTCGTCCCATAATGCTTAAATTCCTTCCATCAAATAAAATATCTCCTGAAGAAGGATCAAAAACATTGAGTAAACACTTCAAAAATACTGTCTTACCAGAACCCGATTGACCAATGACAAGGTTTATTTTTCCTGTTTCAAAAGTAGTAGTAATCCCTTTGAGAACCTCTACATCATTAAAACTTTTTCTTAAATCTTTAACTTCAATCATTAGCTTAAAAATAATTGGGTTGATACAAGTTCGGCAATAATAATTGCCACCATAGTCCAAACTACCGCCTGGGTACTAGCTCTACCTACTTCTAAAGACCCTCCTTTTACATTATAACCAAAATAAGCTGGAATTGTAGCAATAAGGAACGCAAACACCACCGTTTTAAAAAAGGCATACCATATAAAATAGTCTGGGATATATCTTTGTATACCTGTAATATAGTCGGCTTCTGTCCAATTACCCGTAGCAACACCTGCTAAATAGCCTCCATAAATACCAAAAACAATACTAATGGCTATGAGTAATGGGTTAAAAATAACATTGGCTACTATCTTTGGAAGAATCAAAAAGTTAGGGGAATTAACACCCATAATATCTAAAGCATCTATCTGCTCCGTTACTCTCATCGTTCCTATACTAGACGCTATATAAGACCCTACTTTACCTGCCAAAATAAGGCTAATGATAGTAGGTGAAAACTCTAAAATAAGTACTACCTTAGTAGCATAACCTATAAAGTACAGTGGAATGGGAATGGTAGATGCCTTAAAGTTATTATACATTTGTATTGCGACTACAGCCCCCACAAATATGGAAGTAAATAATACCAAACCAAAAGAGTTAACGCCTAAATCGTTAATCTCTCTCATCAAGAGTTTAAAAAAAATATTATGTTTCTGCGGGCGTTTTATTACTTTTCCTAGTAACAAAACATATTCTCCCACAGAGGTAAGCATTCTTTTTGACAACTTTAACATTCTGCGAAGTTAATATTTTTAATTGATATTTTCAGTAACTACTGAGCATTTTCGTCTCCTCTGATAATCAAAAAAATGGTTTTTAATATAATTACGATATCTAAACTTATGCTCCAATTTTTAATATAAAAAACATCGGCTAGTAGCCTTTTTTTCATCTTTTCATCTAGATTTTCTCCACCATCACCTCTCAAACCATTTACTTGAGCTAACCCTGTTATCCCTGGTTTTACTAAACTTCGTGTACTGTATTGTTCTATCTGAGATTTATAAAAATCATCTACAGAAAGCATATGAGGGCGTGGACCTACCACAGACATATCCCCGAATAGAACATTTATAAATTGAGGCATCTCATCAAGGCTGGTTTTTCTAAGAAACCTTCCCACTTTTGTAACTCTTTTCTCACAAGATTGATAGTCATCAACCATTGTTCTGAATTTAAAACATTGGAAGACTTTCGCCCGATAACCATATCTTTTTTGTATAAATAAGATAGGACTACCGCTTTCTAACCAAATAAAAAATGAGATAATAGGGAAAAGCCAAATACCCACAAACACCAATACTAAAATTGAAAATAAAATATCAAATAACCTTTTAATTATTTGATTACTAACAAAACTTAGCGGATATCTTTCTGGAATAAGCACAGGCGATACTCCAAAATATTGAAGATGGTAGTTAAAAAAACTTTGGTTAAAGGTGTTAGGTACAAGATTTACATTAACTTTATGTATTTCTGCTAGTTTTAGTATTTTTTTTATTTGATGAGTTTCATTTTCTGAAGATAAAAATAATGTATCTATGCCATTGATTTTCCAAAAAAGAGTAAGCTCTTGCTCAGTGATATTTCCATTAAAACTATATACTTTATAGCCATAATCCTTACGCTCTAGAAGAGTTTGTTTTAAAATGGTAGAAAGATTATCATCTGAAAAAAACATCACATTTCTGTGATTTTTACCTAGACTTCTATAATATTTAAGAAGAAAAAAAGTAAACGACTTAAATGATAATATCAAAATCAAGAAATATCCCCAAAAAGTTAATTCATTTTGACTGAAATTTACTTTTGTAGACAATAACTCCAGCATCCATATTCCTAAAAAGAAAAACAAAGTATGTTTTAAAATCCTCTCTAAATGAAGTGTATAGGTAAGTGTGCGAGGCACATGATACAAACGAGTGTAACCACTTAATAATCCCCAAAATACACAAACAATAGACAAGAAAATAAGGCTTTCAGTTCTCCACAGCCATTCTCCTTCTTTATTAGGGAAAAGTATATAAAAACAAGTAATTATAGCAAAAACATCTGCTCCTATAAATAAAAATTTTAAATATCTAGAATAGCGGATATTCTGCATTCGTATACTATGGGATATTAAGATATTTGTGCGTTTGTACCGAAGCCTGCCATTTAGGATTTTCTAAAATATAATCGGTTATTTTAGGATACATTTCATCTCTTTTACTCCATTCGCTTTGGAGATAAAATTTACAATTTTGAGAAACTTTAGAGGCTTGTTCTTCAGCAAACTTAAAATCGTGATTATTGAAAACAATTACTTTTAACTCATTTGCCTTTGCATATATACTTTCTTTAGGCAAACCTGTTTTCTTAGGAGAAAGGCAAACCCAGTCTATATGCCCAGTCATTTCATAAGCACCAGAAGTTTCTATGTGTATAGTGCAACCTAAGTCTTTTAATTTTTTTGTAAGTATTTCTAAATTCCACATAAGTGGCTCTCCACCTGTCAAAACAATGGTTTTAGAATGGTTTGCTGCTATTTGGGCTACTTCTTCTGCGTCCATTAAAGGATGCAAGTTAGGATCCCAACTTTCTTTAACATCACACCAATGACAACCAACATCACAACCTCCTAAACGAATAAAATATGCCGCTTTGCCCGTATGTGCACCTTCGCCTTGTATTGTATAGAAATGCTCCATTACAGGGAGTAGCTTCCCTAACTTTAGTAATTCTTTTTCAGTATTAGTCATCATTAAAAACCTATTCTTTTGAACGTGTAAATTGTAAAAACCTACATAGAAGATTATAAACACAAAATCTACTACAAAAGTAGTGATTTTAACTTAAGCCACTAGGAAATATTAAGGAAAAACGCAATAATATCGTAATAATAATAGAAGACTTATACCTCAAATACTTCTAGAAGTCCTTCTGGCAATTGCATAGAAATTACTTTTTCATCTCTATTAACCTTCAGAATCCAATCTTTGATAATAGGAATGATAACTTCCTTACCTTGATTATTAAGAATAAAATAGTGTTGTGTGGTTTGGTCGTTAATCTCTTTGATTGAACCACAGAAGTTTTCAGATTCGTCAAAGATGTCAAAACCTATTACTTCGTGGTAATAGAATTGGTTACCGTCTAGCGGAGGTAAAGTAGAAAGTGGTAAAAAAACACTTTTACCCAGTGCTTGTTCTACCATAGCATCCGACACATTTTTAAAAGTAATGATTTTAGAGTCTGATTTTTGCCACTGCTGTTTTTCTATAAAAAAAGGAACCAATAACCCGTTGATTTCAACGAATATTGATTCCAATTTGTTGTAGAATTCGGGTTGGTCTGTATCTAACTTCAAGATAACATTCCCCGAAAGACCATGCTTACGAGTGATTTTTCCAAGAAAATAGCAATCCTCCTTTCGCATGATTAAATTTTAATTCTTAAGCTTCTGCTTCGTTTCCTTCAGTTGCAGGAGCTTCTGTACTTTCTTCAGCAACTTCTTCTGCTGGTTCTGCAGTAGCTTCAGCTTCTTTTCTAGCATTTAGTCTAGCCTCGCTTACTTTTTGCTCAGCTTCTAGTGCCGCTTTCTTAGCTTCTTCTTTAGATTTAGCTAAGTTTTCTTTTTTACCTTGTACTTTAGCTTCTTTTTCTTCTAACCAAGCATTGAATCTCTTCTCTGCTTCAGCTTCATCAAAAGCACCTTTAGCTACTCCTCCAAGTAAGTGTTTCTTGTAAAGAGCACCTTTGTACGATAAGATAGCTCTAGCGGTATCCGTAGGCTGAGCTCCTTTGTTTAACCAATCTACCGCTGCATTTACATCTAAATCAATAGTAGCTGGGTTAGTAATTGGGTTGTAAGTTCCTAGTTTTTGGATGAATCTACCATCTCTTTTAGCTCTAGAATCTGCAACCACGATGTGGTAAAACGGTTTTCCTTTTTTACCGTGTCTTTGTAATCTAATTTTTACTGACATAAAATATTGATTTTATGGGATCTCGTCCCTGTTAATAATTAGTTGGCAAAAGTAGTATTTTTTTTTGAACTAACCAACACAAAATTTACTGTTTTATAATTTGTGTAACCTGTTGAGTATTATCACTTAGAGTATATTTTATAAGATACTTACCGTATATAAGCTTGTCTAATCTAATTTCAACATAATTTGAATTAGGAAAAACCTCCATCACCTGAGCTCCAACTATAGAGTAAAAAGTAACACTTTTAACCCTTGTTGATGGATTTTTAGTTTTTAATACAATGAAATCTTTAGCTGGGTTAGGGTAAGCTACCACAAGAACATCATCAGATTTTTGTTGATTATTGATATAATCTCTCACATTCTGAGCCTTCATTATAGAAGGTAATCCAAAAAATGCAATTGATAAAAATATAGAGAATAAAAATTGTTTCATAGTATTGATTTAAAAATATTTACAAATATATCTAAAATAAAATCAGCTTACAAGATTTAATTCTGCTAAAGTCTTGTTAAATTTGCACAACAAATACAATTCCAAAAATGATTATATATTCAAGAAATAGAAGGTTAAGACAAAACGACAGTTTTAGAAGTCTTGTGAGAGAAAGCCATCTTTCTGCATCAGATTTTGTAATGCCTATGTTTGTGATGGAAGGAGAAAAAAGAC
The genomic region above belongs to Riemerella anatipestifer and contains:
- a CDS encoding 7-carboxy-7-deazaguanine synthase QueE; the encoded protein is MMTNTEKELLKLGKLLPVMEHFYTIQGEGAHTGKAAYFIRLGGCDVGCHWCDVKESWDPNLHPLMDAEEVAQIAANHSKTIVLTGGEPLMWNLEILTKKLKDLGCTIHIETSGAYEMTGHIDWVCLSPKKTGLPKESIYAKANELKVIVFNNHDFKFAEEQASKVSQNCKFYLQSEWSKRDEMYPKITDYILENPKWQASVQTHKYLNIP
- a CDS encoding T9SS type A sorting domain-containing protein, giving the protein MKQFLFSIFLSIAFFGLPSIMKAQNVRDYINNQQKSDDVLVVAYPNPAKDFIVLKTKNPSTRVKSVTFYSIVGAQVMEVFPNSNYVEIRLDKLIYGKYLIKYTLSDNTQQVTQIIKQ
- a CDS encoding outer membrane beta-barrel protein, which codes for MKKVFVGLAIAASSLMMGQVSFGVRANALLNASSPSWSDLKDNISESLNTKGNNITGFNIGLSAKINLPITSLFLMPEVYYTQFGSKTSLGDLELKAKSDRLDVPVLVGYNILGEKLSLFTGPVASYNLTSEQTFKDFKENISKTFTVGYQIGANVRVSDFVFNARYEGAFSKDQRDFIRTVSSSTDEVVRYDNRPSFFIVGLGYQF
- a CDS encoding exopolysaccharide biosynthesis polyprenyl glycosylphosphotransferase; protein product: MQNIRYSRYLKFLFIGADVFAIITCFYILFPNKEGEWLWRTESLIFLSIVCVFWGLLSGYTRLYHVPRTLTYTLHLERILKHTLFFFLGIWMLELLSTKVNFSQNELTFWGYFLILILSFKSFTFFLLKYYRSLGKNHRNVMFFSDDNLSTILKQTLLERKDYGYKVYSFNGNITEQELTLFWKINGIDTLFLSSENETHQIKKILKLAEIHKVNVNLVPNTFNQSFFNYHLQYFGVSPVLIPERYPLSFVSNQIIKRLFDILFSILVLVFVGIWLFPIISFFIWLESGSPILFIQKRYGYRAKVFQCFKFRTMVDDYQSCEKRVTKVGRFLRKTSLDEMPQFINVLFGDMSVVGPRPHMLSVDDFYKSQIEQYSTRSLVKPGITGLAQVNGLRGDGGENLDEKMKKRLLADVFYIKNWSISLDIVIILKTIFLIIRGDENAQ
- a CDS encoding multidrug efflux ABC transporter ATP-binding subunit RanA, which codes for MIEVKDLRKSFNDVEVLKGITTTFETGKINLVIGQSGSGKTVFLKCLLNVFDPSSGDILFDGRNLSIMGRTEKQEIRSEIGTVFQGSALFDSMTVEENISFPLDMFTNLTYTEKRKRVKEVIGRVHLENANTKFPSEISGGMQKRVAIARAIVNNPKYLFCDEPNSGLDPNTAIVIDELIKEITEEYNTTTIINTHDMNSVLTIGEKIVYLRKGVKEWEGNKDLIIKAENEHLIDFVYSSALFKQVRETMLRNNQTNL
- a CDS encoding MlaE family ABC transporter permease, with product MLKLSKRMLTSVGEYVLLLGKVIKRPQKHNIFFKLLMREINDLGVNSFGLVLFTSIFVGAVVAIQMYNNFKASTIPIPLYFIGYATKVVLILEFSPTIISLILAGKVGSYIASSIGTMRVTEQIDALDIMGVNSPNFLILPKIVANVIFNPLLIAISIVFGIYGGYLAGVATGNWTEADYITGIQRYIPDYFIWYAFFKTVVFAFLIATIPAYFGYNVKGGSLEVGRASTQAVVWTMVAIIIAELVSTQLFLS
- the rimM gene encoding ribosome maturation factor RimM (Essential for efficient processing of 16S rRNA) — encoded protein: MRKEDCYFLGKITRKHGLSGNVILKLDTDQPEFYNKLESIFVEINGLLVPFFIEKQQWQKSDSKIITFKNVSDAMVEQALGKSVFLPLSTLPPLDGNQFYYHEVIGFDIFDESENFCGSIKEINDQTTQHYFILNNQGKEVIIPIIKDWILKVNRDEKVISMQLPEGLLEVFEV
- a CDS encoding 30S ribosomal protein S16 — translated: MSVKIRLQRHGKKGKPFYHIVVADSRAKRDGRFIQKLGTYNPITNPATIDLDVNAAVDWLNKGAQPTDTARAILSYKGALYKKHLLGGVAKGAFDEAEAEKRFNAWLEEKEAKVQGKKENLAKSKEEAKKAALEAEQKVSEARLNARKEAEATAEPAEEVAEESTEAPATEGNEAEA